In Primulina huaijiensis isolate GDHJ02 chromosome 4, ASM1229523v2, whole genome shotgun sequence, the DNA window AATCTCCTTGCCTGTTCAGCATATCACCAAAACAGTTGAAAAAATAAACAACAGCATATAGAATAAAGAGAACTGATCCAGTATGCAATAGCaggaattttgatatttttgtgtTTCCCTTTGAAATTTCTCATAACCGAAGCTAGGAAAGTAAACTTGTGCAGTTTAAAATCACAGAATTGTTTATAATTTTCCTTTTGTGTGCATTTAGGAAACTAGCCCCTGAATTTTGAATCTTCTAGAGCCTTTTAAAAGATCCAACAAATAAGATAGGAAAATCGTGTAGGAAGATCAATCATTTCAAAGTGCACCTGCATTGATGCTGGTTTCAACTGAGCTCTCAAATCTCGAACAGCAGACTGTGTTAAAGTTAGAAGAGAGAGTAAAGAAATGGATAAAGGAAAAACATGCATGAAAACTAAGTCTTAATTGATAAAATTAGCAACTTCAAACATAGCCAtataaagaagaagaaaaagaaaaaagctcTAGTAAGTCTTCCAGACACGAATTTAACAATCTTGAATAATCCCATCAAAGTAAACTCATTAATTAAACATCCCACCCACAAACGGAACAATAAAGAGTTTTGACCACAATGAGTATCAGCTGCAGCTAGTGTTATTTCTGTGGAAATTTGGGCCACATCTCTTTGCATGCACTGACAGACACATCTCTTTGGCAACCCTCGCGTGAGATGatttttaaatcaataatataataacGAAAATGGTAGTAGAACTGTTGAGAGACAAGAAATGGGCCACCTTTGAAGGAGAAACGGAAAAAGAAATAAGAAACATTGTAAGTAAAACAGAAAAAGTTATTCTATCACATGCAATTAGTGTTTGGCATCATTCAACACATAACCAAGGCTTCAACATCTGCCGACTGAATTCCTAGAGATACGGATGATGCTCATGGCATGATATTCGTATTCCAATGAAAATATGACAGAAAATTAGGAGAAACTTACATCAGCAAGCCACATCACTTTCATGAAGATATATACTAGTATTCGGAAAACGATAAACCTTTTCATCTTTCCTCAACCTGAACTGAATATCCTATCTTTTCAGAAATATTAACAAGAATAAGCATGCATTTTTCGATAGTATATCAACAACGTGAAATGCATGTGTAGCCAGTAGTTGATGATGACAAGAACAAGCATGCATTTTCATTAGAATATCAGCACCTACTTACCTTCAACTCAGCTATCTCTTGCTCCCGTTTTGCAAAGGTCACGATAAAGGCAGCTTCTTTTTTCTTTGCCTTTTCAAGCTGATAACAAAAAGATTCAGAAAAAAACTAAATCTCGCCATCAAGGAAAAACATTCAAATTCAAGGAGCAAAACATAAAATGCATACTTGCTCTCGCAATGACTCCTCTGAGGACCTCAGGGTCTGAAGGTAGCTGAGCAGTAATTTTGGATCTGACAGACATAAAAATCAATTTGCACAAAGTAGAATTCCAAAACCCAAAATaggtaaagaaattttaatcaTGATAGTCCCAATAACAGAAGGAAATAAACTATAAGACGGGCACCACTAGAATAAGACAAACCGGGATCTGCTCCTGCGGGTACAAATGACTCATTTTGGACAGATGAGCGCCACTTTTGAATCTCAGATTTTGCTCCTTCAAGTTTTGTCTGAAGTGACCGCATTATGATGACAAACATAGTTATTAATAGAAAAAATATAATGGATAacagtatatatattataaactttaattaaaacaataaatgaTAGTTCTAGTTTCTATTCTGCCTAAGTTGCATATCCTACTGAAAAATGTAAATGCAAAAAACTACAGAGACCACAAGTAAAAGGTattattaagataaaattaGATGTTTACCTGGCATCTTGAGAGTTCATCTTGACAGTTCTTGAGACTGCAAACAAGAAATGAGAAATCAGAGAATAATAGCTTATAAATGCTTTGCATTCCAGGTAAAACACTATAGATATCTGTTCTATCATTAGCTTATCTTTTACGAGGACTAAGTGTAATATTTACAAAATATCTAGTACCACGAATCTATTAGGAAGGTGATATTGCACAAAAATCCTCTAAGTGTAATATTTACCAAATATCTAGGACCACAAATCTATTAGGAAGGTGATATGttacaaaaatatttacaatTGACTAAGGAACAACACCTTTCACGAAGAGATAAAATCATCCCTGTTGCTGCTCCTGGTGCAGTTTCCTCTACTTTCAGGGTAgccttaaatttcaaaaaataaaataaagccaCTTGAGTTCAAACTTCAAAGGATCAACCAGATGCAATGTGTTAGATGCAAAACACAAAGTACATGACTTATACAACTAGAAAGATACTTAAAATCCAAACTAAGACAAACAAATGAGTGTTACACATTTTTTTCTTACGTACCTGCAGGACAGGCTAGGAATGTGTACGAAAAGTTCACAAAAAGGAATCtttcaatatttaatattacATATCAAGTCGCCAATTCCAAAAATAATTGCAAAAATTAACCCTCAAAACTAGATCAAAACTTCTCTGTCACGGGAGGTCTTTGAGATTACTTAAATGTATGTTAAGTTATAGATCGATGGAGTGCGAGGAAAATTCGAAAAACTCGAGAAAAATCCATTAGGAGAAGCTCACACAGTTAGGTTCTTACAACGTATCAGGAAATATAACGCTAATCAAAATTTTGATACGGATAGATAACcttaaatcaatatattttaacCAGCTAAGGAAGCACTTGTTGAAAAGATAAGTACTGATGCACCCTGTGACTATCATTCCAGTCCCACACATCGAACCATCCTCTCTCCGAAAAGCTAAAACAAAACCGCTACTGATGTGCACAAGGAAAAAAACAAAGCAATCACACAATGAACTCCACCAGTTCATTGGAGTTCCCTCATATGATATGTCCCCAACAACGAAGTCCAACTTCAAATTGACATGAGACAAACATATGGAAGCAACAAGAATAGCATTTGAACATGTATGCCAATTCAAGTTGTCAAAGAAGTAAAAAGCTAACCTTCTTCGATCCAAAAATATCCTCTTCATCCTCGTCGAGATCTCCGAAGCTTCTCTTACCTAAAATCAAACGGCACCcacaataaaaacaatgacattAAGCAAACAAAATGAAAGAAATTACTTCGCTCCACTCAATTAGCATGGAAAGAACCTGAACGCTTAGCAGCATTTCCACCCGAGAAATCGCCTCCAAAATCATCTTCCTgcagttttgaagaaaacattAAACCCAAAACAAACGAAATCACAGTGGATGAAAACCAGTGACAGAAACCTGAGATGAAAATCAT includes these proteins:
- the LOC140975468 gene encoding FKBP12-interacting protein of 37 kDa isoform X1, with product MASHDHLDDEDDFGGDFSGGNAAKRSGKRSFGDLDEDEEDIFGSKKATLKVEETAPGAATGMILSLRESLKNCQDELSRCQTKLEGAKSEIQKWRSSVQNESFVPAGADPDPKLLLSYLQTLRSSEESLREQLEKAKKKEAAFIVTFAKREQEIAELKSAVRDLRAQLKPASMQARRLLLDPAIHEEFTRLKNLVEEKDKKVKELQDNIAAVSFTPQSKMGKMLMAKCRTLQEENDEIGNQANEGKMHELAMKLALQKSQNAELRSQFEGFCKQMDRLTGDVDRSNELVVILQEKLEQKEDEIRRLKLENSNVIEEITTDGGLPAPIDNLVES
- the LOC140975468 gene encoding FKBP12-interacting protein of 37 kDa isoform X2, which produces MASHDHLDDEDDFGGDFSGGNAAKRSGKRSFGDLDEDEEDIFGSKKATLKVEETAPGAATGMILSLRESLKNCQDELSRCQTKLEGAKSEIQKWRSSVQNESFVPAGADPDPKLLLSYLQTLRSSEESLREQLEKAKKKEAAFIVTFAKREQEIAELKSAVRDLRAQLKPASMQARRLLLDPAIHEEFTRLKNLVEEKDKKVKELQDNIAAVSFTPQSKMGKMLMAKCRTLQEENDEIGNQANEGKMHELAMKLALQKSQNAELRSQFEGFCKQMDRLTGDVDRSNELVFPCLCQFASSFPMSGIDPISS
- the LOC140975468 gene encoding FKBP12-interacting protein of 37 kDa isoform X3 — its product is MASHDHLDDEDDFGGDFSGGNAAKRSGKRSFGDLDEDEEDIFGSKKATLKVEETAPGAATGMILSLRESLKNCQDELSRCQTKLEGAKSEIQKWRSSVQNESFVPAGADPDPKLLLSYLQTLRSSEESLREQLEKAKKKEAAFIVTFAKREQEIAELKSAVRDLRAQLKPASMQARRLLLDPAIHEEFTRLKNLVEEKDKKVKELQDNIAAVSFTPQSKMGKMLMAKCRTLQEENDEIGNQANEGKMHELAMKLALQKSQNAELRSQFEGFCKQMDRLTGDVDRSNELISVEAHLRNISRY